The window tttgatttatttatttatttttaacattttttaggaagtactatactcccagcatggaacacactgttccatgatgggagtagtagtacctatactaaatgacagatcgccccaggtgtcacttctgacaccctttgtgatctttctgtataatatatagatgcggccggccgctcttctattgtcccctgcactgccgtatatatacacctattcatatttccgcaGAGaggtgtgattggccagatggttccagcctatcacagctctaggaatatgtgtatatatatacggcagtgcaggggaccatagaagaccgGCCgcccggcatctatacattatacaggaggatcacatagggtgtcaggagtgatacttgCTGCTATCAGTCTATGAATGCaggcactacatctcccagcatggaacagagtgtgctgcatgttgggagaagtagtacctgcagttaaggacagatcacagcgggtgtcacttttgtcactcctgacaccctgtgctcgcatctctgctctgtactccgaccGGCCACTCACTCACTGAGAGTGGGGATTGACTGCCACCACCAGGCCAATCCCTACTCTGGGCGGaagatatgaatgagtgatgtgagtttctattcacatcactggccggcccggagtatagtgcagagattccagcactgtatagagctgctccgcatctctgctatattacggataaagagaaaaaaaatgaaaaacacaaaacacacacacacactacatttttattattgtcggctacatttttagtgccctgcctgcccacatacattgatccctatttaaaaattaattaaaattttgttataaaaaatataaatttcgttaaaggagtactccggcgtgcacttttttccttttattccgtccgggctgcaaaataaaagaaaacacactttctcttacctgccaactagcccccggagctccggtacaggtgttcggtccctgggctgtattcttcttacttcctgttagcccggcacgtcacacggagcttcagcctatcaccgtccgaggcaggacatcgctgcggccggtgataggctgaagctccgtgtgacatgccgggctaacaggaagaaagaagaatacagcccggggactgaacagctgtaccggagctccgggggcttgttggcaggtaagagaaagtgtgttttcttttattttgcagcccggacaggataaaaggaaaaaagtgcgcgccggagtacttttttaaatacattcttttccatcactactgcatccttatttttttttatatatatatttatttagttatttttgttggtacccaagaaatttagaaaaaattttttttaaaaattaaaaggggCCAATAATGCAATTTCCGCTCGAAGGCACAAAAcgccagacaaaaaaaaacaaagaaaaaaatgctgtcatgttttttctggcattattTTCTTTCGTGTTtttggccacaaaaaaaaaaaaaacaagtcgaAAGTTAGCCTAATGCCGACATGGGGAACTACAATGAGAGATCCTGGGGAGACAACTGAAATCCTAATGTTTATTCTAACGATAGGTCACCAGCTTTATTTACTGTGCTAGTGATGGTGGACACTTGGTTCTAGGTTGTTCTCTCTTCTAATGCATGGTCACAATTAGCCTTACTCACGGATGTAGCAGAACTGAATTTGTTATTTTGAGTGGTGCGTCATTTGTATCTTACATGACAAACTGAACTCTGCTCCATCTGTAtagtgtgagaaggtgaaaggtaagGTGGTCGATGGGcgctatgtgtcaccaaggcttctGGCCTTGTTCAAATGAGAGCTggtattattcagtgtctgtgctgcgaggCAGTCTGACACTAAGACGGTAGTATGGCTttaaggccaatccgggacgggtCTTACTGGGAATCACCAAGTGCAGGGTGgcggtcattccccacaatccaggctggCTTTTGTTGGCCATGAATCTAggctgtttcaccagctgagggggatttgctatttGCAGCTCACAGTGCAAGAGAAAGATTTGTCTGGAGTTCTTTCCTCTGTTTTGCTCCAAGTGTGGAAGCTGCTGAACagagatgagctaacttacagtaaattcgattcgtcacaaacttctcggctcggcagttgatgacttttcctgcataaattagttcagctttcaggtgctcccgtgggctggaaaaggtggatacagtcctaggagactctttcctaggactgtatccaccttttccagcccaccggagcacctgaaagctgaactaatttacgcatgataagtcatcaactgccgagccgagaagttcgtgacgaatcaaatttactgtaagttcgctcatctctactgctgaACAGCCTAGCTGGTGGCTAGGAAAAGACTTTGCTTAGTGCAGCACAGCATgatctcaggtgtgaacaaacaccaagGAATTACAGGTGGACTCTGTTATGTTTTCCTTTCGTTCCacgttaaagactgtttgctgaatgctaaaatgtgaataaaacactggactTTGATTTAAAAACGCTGTCTCCttacctctatactgcaaccgcacctatgtACAAGAGCGAGGCATCACAATAGACAAAGACTTCTGTCTTTATatcaatatatttatttatccaaAGAAGCTGATGGTGGCATCAGTGCCGTATAGGGAAATTATTTGGGAAAATTGAATTCATTCCTTAGTCACTTAGGGTCTTCTCCTTACCACCACCAGGAGGAGGCAGATGACAGAGAGAAAGTAAATTTAGCACATCCGATCTCCTTATTGTTGTGGGTCAGAACTCCGGTTACTCTGTAACTCCCATCAGCCATCCAGGAGGGGAGAGACAGGTTTGGGATCTTGAAAGTGGTGGTGGGAAGAGCGTAGGAACCCTGAAAAAGTACAATAGTAGAATTAATATGCTGTTCAATGGAAAAAGTGATGGCTTATTGAGTTAAAAAGTGGTTTATGTATCACGATTGCTAATGTCTTTATGTGTCTTTTGTCCCAGCAGTTGGCAAGTAGGGGTTAAATTCCAAAGTTGGTTAGAAGGATATGGGTCTGCCAGATTACTGTAATATTCTGGGTGGTCTCCCTGACTTTTGGGCTCTAAAGAATGGAACACCTATGTGTACAATTACATGACACCTGCAATTTGTTATGATGCCCATGAATAGGAAGTGATAGTTGGGAAGAAATAGATTGAGTGGTAGATTGTCTAAAAATAAATGGCGACCTCTCAGCTCTCCACCAATAGATGATGACAGTGGAGAGAAGGGATGGGCATTTTAGCATTTCACCACCTGACCCTTGTTCTGGGAGCATAGGCTGGCGGCAGAGCAGTCGGGCTATCCCTTCTATTACCTATAGTAGAATCATGATTGTTCGTCCATGCTGaacgttcatgtgtatgggaagtTGGCCGATAGTTATTAAAAAGATATGGCCACCTTTATGCTCCTAGACAGTGCAAGGAGTTATGTGGGATGTGCTTGATAAGACATGTCACATATGAGGCCTATTTCTGAAAGAGCaaccagataaaaaaaataaccagATAAAAACATATGTAAGGGTGGGTACACACCAccattttgctatacggtttcggcatacggtttcataaaaaacacatacacaaccacacagaaaaccgtgcccatagacttcccattcaaaaccctatgcaccatattgtatacggttgtcttcGTTTTTCAAccacacggttttttactttttttctggggAAAAACCGTTTTaagccgtatacgtttttttttttacatgggagtcaatgggaaccgtacagaaccgtatgtgcgtacggttccatccagttttcaccatacggtttttgactttccacattttttattcttgaaatttcaatcaagtgaaactttattcataatggagtgaaaagttcaaaacgtatatattttttttcttaaaaaacggatgcaaccggacatcatttttcaaaccgtatacagataaaaatttgtacacacgttatgctacagtttagtcaggttttgaggaatccgtttttttttctatcaaaaacctgatacaggaactgtatagcaaaatcggggtgtgaacccaccctaagtttACTTTTGAACTAGTTATGGTTTTCTTGTTTGATCATAGGAAAAGAAAGCCAAAAATAAAAGCAGTGCCAGATTCCTTATATGCCAGACACCAATGCCACTTAGTGGTAATTTCCCATTGATCAACACTGCAAGAATGTGTAATGGATACTTACagccttaaagggacagtggcagGGAAGGCCATAGGTAGCCAAGGGCCCTGGGCATTGCTGTCCTGGCTTGAAGAAAGAGTCCAGCAATTCACAAATATCAGTGTAGGTGCAGCTGCCAAATTTATCGACGCAGGGAACCGTCAGCCACTCGCCCAACAATTCCTTCTCAGCTGTGATCTTAATCTAGAATAGAGAGGAAAATATGACAATTCTATCCATAAGGAAGCTGCATCAATGGGCCTACAACCATAGAACACCTCATGACGCGTATGAAATGTTTAGGATGCTCACCTGGAGGGGGGAACTTAAGGACACATCAGTGTTCAGGACTAAAGAGACGGTCACATCTCCAGGCATAGAGACGGGGTCAGGGCTAATAGAAAGGCTTTTGATTGTTCCAGGAAGATCTCCTGAATCACAATTTTCCCATGTAATACTCTTCACATCCTGTatgaaacaaaaaactaaaaaaatgaatatatccAATACTCTGACTTTCTTGAAGTCCACCTTcctttatcattttttataaaatgtatagaaTAGTTGATCCAACGTTTTTAAAGTTGCATTGTTCTGAGAATAAAAGCTAATACAGTCCCACGATGCAGCACTCACCTgtttctgcttccggcagcgctggaggttctggctcccgaccacgggaacggaagatcgtgacgtcacgatcttccgttcccggggtcgggagccagaacctccagcgctgccggaagcagaaacaggtgagtgctgcatgctatattgcgggggtccccagcggcgggtccccccgcgatcagacatcttatcccctatcctttgaataggggataagatgtctaggggtggattacccctttaacatcatgtTTCCAGGTTCCACTGTTGGTATATAATAGGATATCTTCAAAACGGGTAAACTAACATTCAGCCCAGCGCAGCCATAGACAAaaccagatttaaaggggtactctggtgaaatccttttttcttttaaatcaactggtggcagaaagttaaacatatttgtaaattacttttattaaaaaatcttaatccttcctgtacttattagctgctgaataccacagaggaaattcttttctttttggaacactgatgacatcacgagcacagttctctctgctgacattactataataataatactttatttattgttgtccttagtgggatttgaacccaagtccccagcactgcaaggcagcagtgctaaccactgagccaccatgctgcccttagcatacatctgctatgcatggttgctaaaatggacagagatgtcagcagagagccctgtgttcgtgatgtcatcagtgttccaaaaagaaaggaatttcctctgtagcattcagcagctaataagtactggaaggattaaga is drawn from Hyla sarda isolate aHylSar1 chromosome 4, aHylSar1.hap1, whole genome shotgun sequence and contains these coding sequences:
- the LOC130367089 gene encoding ganglioside GM2 activator-like isoform X2; the encoded protein is MANLAFCFLVAFAAVGQLTEALTVPWRLATDVKSITWENCDSGDLPGTIKSLSISPDPVSMPGDVTVSLVLNTDVSLSSPLQIKITAEKELLGEWLTVPCVDKFGSCTYTDICELLDSFFKPGQQCPGPLATYGLPCHCPFKAGSYALPTTTFKIPNLSLPSWMADGSYRVTGVLTHNNKEIGCAKFTFSLSSASSWWW
- the LOC130367089 gene encoding ganglioside GM2 activator-like isoform X1, which encodes MAKLASCVLVVLAALGHLSEGIIIIPWWRLATDVKSITWENCDSGDLPGTIKSLSISPDPVSMPGDVTVSLVLNTDVSLSSPLQIKITAEKELLGEWLTVPCVDKFGSCTYTDICELLDSFFKPGQQCPGPLATYGLPCHCPFKAGSYALPTTTFKIPNLSLPSWMADGSYRVTGVLTHNNKEIGCAKFTFSLSSASSWWW